One window of the Thermoplasmata archaeon genome contains the following:
- a CDS encoding MBL fold metallo-hydrolase: protein MEVKQLKVGTLENFVYVCWEPETGEGFIVDSCEMSEIKRELAGIRVRYIFLTHGHFDHSSGCEKLAETLGAKIVAYRDSKVFHHIGVSDGDELILGKIKIKILHTPGHTEDSICILADRKLFTGDTLFVGECGRTDLPTGSSEKLYYSLFGKILKLDDDVQVYPGHDYGEMSSSTIGHERLHNYTLKPRTLEEFVKFMQE from the coding sequence ATGGAAGTTAAGCAGTTGAAAGTTGGCACACTTGAGAATTTTGTTTATGTTTGCTGGGAGCCAGAGACCGGAGAGGGCTTTATTGTTGATTCCTGTGAGATGAGTGAAATAAAGAGGGAACTGGCAGGAATTAGAGTTAGATATATTTTTCTCACCCACGGACATTTTGACCATAGTTCTGGATGCGAAAAACTTGCAGAAACCTTAGGAGCGAAAATTGTGGCATACAGAGATAGCAAGGTTTTTCATCACATCGGAGTTAGTGATGGGGATGAACTGATATTGGGAAAAATTAAAATAAAAATTCTTCACACACCAGGACATACTGAGGACTCCATCTGCATACTTGCAGATAGAAAGCTGTTTACAGGAGATACCCTTTTTGTTGGTGAATGTGGAAGAACAGATTTGCCTACAGGGAGCTCAGAAAAACTTTACTATTCTCTTTTTGGAAAAATTCTCAAACTCGATGATGATGTGCAGGTCTATCCAGGACACGATTATGGAGAGATGTCAAGTTCAACCATAGGTCATGAAAGGTTGCACAATTATACCCTGAAGCCCAGAACATTGGAAGAGTTTGTGAAGTTCATGCAGGAATAA
- a CDS encoding tetratricopeptide repeat protein → MEIPFVGREKELDILKNALTKTKETKAGNVYIITGQMGVGKTRLIQEASRIAEKLGYAVMLGRCIDEKAVPFLPVIEAFEKYSTIPDETSKYVPTGLVGTDREEKVELIGFTREKIRMMEAIMRRFSQISEKQPVMLIIDDIQWADTGTLSVFLYLARNVRNLNLILIGAYPDDYVRTMGSPQFDEFLSNLALEKNVNTLYLHPLKREDISKILSAILGTWKIPEELVEFVHEKTGGNPLFVEEVSKAIQEQGIFDVKTRKLTTSLDKVQMPSSVKSVIAMRLKEIKENEMKVLWSAAVIGRVFDYEILKETVGIDEETLLDILERLVNLRFFEQMPGDSEAFRFMHNPVYEVVYSELSSLRKRTLHKKVGEIIEKKHGNDVKFHADIGRHYMIAGENEKAIKYLTSIAEHSLKNFAGKECVSYCEQVLKLVQNLKDENTKKRTLKNVHMMLGDCYSIFGDLRKTLSHYEEALNNATTDYEKAEIFIKMSNPYQEMGETEKALSILENARRLMENANSMQGAATALRALAVVYLHIGNFEKARTCFEKCIELCNKIGDERTLADAYHGMGTLSLDLGELNKAEEYLFKSLEIRKRLNLKKGLASTYNNLAIIAHDRGEMEKTLQYYEMARKIYEELDDLSGIATINNNLAVIHVPRGETDKAMELYLKNIEISERTGDITMLMLAYRNIAWIHRFLENYPKALEFYEKSLAISRRIGEKINMTGVLNRIAITYANMGDFDKAFEYARESLNLAESTGSKDLIADAKWGMGEVYLLAKNYAEAERFMLETLEIYKSLGNPSYIKEVESDIGRVYAGMGKIDEAKKYFNSALEFYRKIGANALIKEVEKELKKIEGKDGS, encoded by the coding sequence ATGGAGATACCTTTTGTTGGTAGGGAAAAGGAGCTGGATATACTCAAGAATGCATTAACTAAAACTAAAGAAACTAAAGCAGGTAATGTGTACATAATAACCGGTCAGATGGGAGTGGGCAAAACAAGGTTAATTCAGGAGGCCTCTAGAATCGCGGAAAAACTTGGTTATGCAGTGATGCTTGGGAGATGCATAGATGAAAAGGCAGTCCCTTTTCTCCCAGTCATTGAAGCATTTGAGAAGTACTCCACTATACCTGATGAAACCTCAAAATATGTGCCAACAGGATTGGTCGGAACTGATCGAGAAGAAAAAGTAGAGCTCATTGGCTTTACCCGTGAGAAAATAAGAATGATGGAGGCGATAATGCGTAGATTCTCCCAAATTTCAGAGAAACAGCCAGTGATGTTAATTATTGATGATATCCAGTGGGCAGATACGGGCACTTTAAGTGTTTTCCTCTATCTAGCGAGAAATGTAAGGAATCTCAACCTGATTCTGATTGGTGCATACCCTGATGATTATGTGCGAACTATGGGCAGTCCCCAATTTGACGAATTTCTTTCAAATCTCGCCCTTGAAAAGAATGTAAATACTCTTTACCTTCACCCTCTGAAACGAGAGGATATTTCAAAAATTTTGAGCGCCATCCTTGGAACTTGGAAAATTCCGGAAGAACTCGTTGAATTTGTGCATGAGAAGACAGGTGGAAATCCGCTTTTCGTGGAAGAAGTTAGCAAAGCAATCCAGGAACAGGGAATTTTTGATGTGAAGACCAGGAAGCTCACAACCTCCCTAGACAAAGTGCAGATGCCTTCATCTGTAAAATCTGTTATTGCAATGCGATTAAAGGAGATTAAGGAGAATGAAATGAAGGTTCTCTGGTCTGCAGCAGTGATCGGAAGAGTGTTTGATTATGAAATATTGAAGGAAACTGTGGGAATAGATGAAGAGACTCTTCTAGATATTTTGGAACGCTTAGTAAATCTCAGATTTTTCGAACAGATGCCTGGTGACTCAGAGGCATTTAGGTTCATGCATAACCCAGTATATGAAGTAGTATATTCTGAGCTTTCTAGCTTGCGGAAGAGAACCCTTCATAAGAAAGTGGGGGAAATCATCGAGAAAAAGCATGGAAATGATGTGAAATTTCATGCGGATATAGGACGACATTACATGATTGCTGGCGAAAATGAGAAAGCGATAAAATATTTGACAAGCATTGCAGAGCATTCTCTGAAAAATTTTGCCGGCAAGGAGTGCGTTAGCTATTGTGAGCAAGTTCTTAAGCTTGTGCAGAACCTCAAAGATGAGAATACCAAGAAGAGGACCCTAAAGAATGTTCACATGATGCTGGGTGATTGCTACAGCATCTTTGGCGACCTCAGAAAAACACTTTCGCATTATGAGGAGGCTTTGAATAATGCAACAACAGACTATGAAAAGGCTGAGATTTTCATCAAGATGAGCAACCCATACCAGGAGATGGGAGAGACAGAGAAAGCTCTGAGCATCCTAGAAAACGCTAGGCGACTGATGGAGAATGCAAACAGTATGCAAGGCGCGGCTACCGCTCTTAGAGCTCTCGCGGTGGTTTACCTTCACATAGGCAATTTTGAGAAGGCAAGGACCTGTTTTGAAAAATGCATAGAACTCTGCAATAAAATTGGGGATGAAAGAACTCTGGCCGATGCCTATCATGGAATGGGCACGCTTTCACTTGACCTCGGGGAACTAAATAAAGCTGAGGAATATCTTTTTAAATCACTTGAAATCAGGAAACGCCTCAACCTCAAGAAAGGGCTGGCGAGCACATACAATAATCTAGCAATAATTGCACATGACAGAGGAGAAATGGAAAAAACCCTTCAATACTATGAGATGGCAAGGAAAATTTACGAGGAGCTAGATGACCTTTCAGGCATTGCTACAATCAACAATAACCTTGCTGTAATTCATGTGCCAAGAGGCGAAACAGACAAAGCAATGGAACTGTATCTGAAAAACATTGAAATTTCTGAGAGAACTGGTGATATCACCATGCTGATGCTCGCATATAGAAATATTGCCTGGATTCACAGATTTCTCGAGAACTATCCAAAGGCACTTGAGTTTTATGAGAAATCCTTAGCAATTTCAAGGAGAATTGGAGAGAAAATTAACATGACTGGAGTTTTAAACAGAATTGCAATCACATATGCGAATATGGGTGATTTTGATAAGGCTTTTGAGTATGCAAGGGAGAGTTTAAATCTTGCCGAAAGCACGGGGAGTAAGGACTTAATTGCGGATGCAAAGTGGGGTATGGGGGAGGTTTACCTCCTAGCTAAAAACTATGCAGAGGCAGAGAGATTCATGCTCGAAACTTTGGAAATCTATAAATCACTTGGAAACCCCAGCTACATCAAGGAAGTTGAATCGGACATTGGCAGAGTGTATGCAGGAATGGGCAAAATTGATGAGGCGAAGAAGTATTTTAACAGTGCACTGGAATTCTACAGGAAGATCGGTGCCAATGCACTTATAAAAGAAGTAGAGAAAGAACTTAAGAAAATTGAGGGAAAGGATGGAAGTTAA
- a CDS encoding right-handed parallel beta-helix repeat-containing protein yields MDCTRALSAFLFATLLISVVGAVVSSEGTAEFKNPMQNIQRLDDYVKGTTHAPIHINGDADFVAQATSEGWSGDGSQNNPYIIAAYDIDGAGGSFCIWIENTNLYFVVKDCNVYNATSSSPIGAGITLNNVTNGKLENNLCNNSKIGVYIYGNSVNNFVVNNTITGNSKHGIYIEYGLSIVIDNNTVSQNSASPWRGKYDFFGIGLYYTNASTITNNTVFNNSFNGIGLLYSNSNTIAKNNISNNGISNGYDIAMEYSDTNTIANNSVNGSFALSYSAHNLIENNNFTSSISVGGDDNIIRNNSASGGSISGNRNIVEGNTIVYSKSTTSSSGAYASGIGIYGTENIVTGNHINVSANTTSSGIASAYAIYVGGLNNTISLNDILVLAETKSSASSYGYGIIVEANNNTISQNQIAVTSKSTGAAGGKPYGYGVFIQGNNTTISQNQIFADVYATNTMLVYSYWVYLNNTFNAKVLYNTINGTIAILYLNSIKGIYMSNSSSSHIVGNTVFRDIYIENSQLIEITSNQLSGDHKYAINLYYTNYSNIVGNILSNISGDSMRIENTNNNTIHGNTIFNSGKIDVLSSVDTIISNNNIHNTTPNGAMISLSQSSRTIIRENTIRDIAVSGGTPISLYASCYNTIDGNEIDNISGNGGNGIFLTMGSHWNTIKNNNISNCNNDGIAIYYSENNTITYNNLCNNSAYGILIYEATNNTVQYNNFYGNNGAGKGVTGPCQASDNKGGNNWNGNYWSNWDGTGAYPIDGGAGASDNSPLVNPVTSELTPLTILVIGLLCILPVLRKKKF; encoded by the coding sequence ATGGATTGCACTAGAGCCTTATCGGCTTTTTTGTTTGCAACGCTGTTAATCAGTGTTGTGGGTGCTGTGGTATCTAGTGAAGGAACAGCAGAGTTCAAAAATCCGATGCAAAACATACAGCGACTGGATGATTATGTGAAGGGAACTACCCATGCACCGATCCACATAAATGGCGATGCCGACTTTGTAGCCCAGGCAACAAGTGAGGGTTGGTCAGGAGATGGAAGTCAAAACAATCCTTACATCATTGCCGCCTATGACATCGACGGAGCTGGGGGTTCGTTCTGCATATGGATAGAGAATACGAACCTGTATTTCGTCGTTAAGGACTGCAATGTGTACAATGCCACCAGTTCCTCACCGATTGGTGCTGGAATTACCCTTAACAATGTTACAAATGGAAAGCTGGAAAATAACCTCTGCAACAACTCGAAAATTGGCGTCTACATTTACGGAAATAGTGTGAACAATTTCGTGGTCAATAATACTATTACTGGAAACTCTAAGCACGGGATTTACATTGAATACGGGCTCTCAATAGTTATAGACAACAACACCGTTTCACAGAACTCTGCGTCTCCATGGCGTGGGAAGTACGACTTTTTCGGCATTGGCTTATACTACACGAATGCAAGCACAATCACTAACAACACAGTGTTCAATAACTCCTTCAACGGCATAGGGCTGCTTTACTCCAATTCAAACACAATTGCCAAAAATAACATCTCCAACAACGGAATTAGCAACGGATATGATATTGCAATGGAATACTCAGATACGAACACAATTGCGAATAACTCAGTAAATGGTAGTTTTGCTCTCTCTTACTCTGCCCATAATCTGATTGAAAACAACAACTTTACATCCTCCATATCGGTTGGAGGTGACGATAACATCATACGAAATAACTCAGCATCAGGTGGAAGTATATCGGGCAACAGAAACATCGTAGAGGGGAATACCATTGTCTACTCTAAATCTACTACATCCTCTTCTGGAGCGTACGCATCTGGAATTGGAATCTACGGCACGGAAAATATTGTAACAGGAAACCATATCAATGTTAGTGCAAACACAACCTCTAGCGGTATCGCAAGTGCTTATGCTATTTATGTTGGTGGATTAAACAACACCATATCTCTAAACGACATTCTAGTTCTAGCTGAAACAAAGAGTAGTGCATCCTCCTATGGTTACGGGATAATTGTTGAGGCAAACAACAACACAATCTCCCAGAACCAAATTGCAGTGACATCAAAAAGTACAGGTGCGGCAGGAGGTAAGCCGTATGGGTATGGTGTCTTCATTCAAGGAAACAACACAACAATCTCTCAGAACCAGATATTTGCAGATGTATATGCTACAAACACTATGTTGGTCTATTCATACTGGGTGTATCTAAACAACACATTCAATGCTAAGGTTCTTTACAATACAATAAATGGCACGATTGCAATCCTTTATCTTAACAGCATCAAAGGGATATACATGAGCAATTCCAGTAGTAGCCATATCGTAGGAAACACTGTTTTCCGCGACATTTACATAGAAAATTCACAACTCATAGAGATAACTTCAAACCAGTTATCTGGAGACCACAAATACGCAATCAATCTGTATTATACAAACTACAGCAACATTGTCGGAAATATTCTATCGAATATCTCCGGTGACTCCATGAGAATTGAAAACACTAACAACAACACAATTCATGGGAATACAATCTTCAACTCCGGTAAAATAGATGTGCTATCGTCTGTGGACACCATCATATCTAACAATAACATCCATAACACCACACCGAATGGGGCCATGATATCATTATCTCAATCGAGCCGCACAATTATCCGAGAAAACACTATCAGAGATATTGCTGTCTCTGGTGGAACACCAATCTCATTGTACGCCTCTTGCTATAACACAATTGATGGAAACGAAATTGACAACATTTCTGGGAACGGTGGAAACGGTATTTTCTTGACGATGGGCTCGCATTGGAACACAATAAAGAATAACAACATCTCAAACTGCAACAATGACGGAATTGCCATCTATTACTCGGAGAATAACACTATCACATACAACAATCTTTGCAACAACTCAGCGTATGGCATATTGATCTATGAGGCCACAAACAACACAGTTCAGTACAACAATTTCTATGGAAATAACGGTGCGGGCAAGGGTGTAACTGGGCCTTGTCAGGCGTCAGACAACAAGGGAGGAAACAACTGGAATGGAAACTACTGGAGCAACTGGGATGGAACAGGGGCTTATCCAATTGATGGTGGTGCGGGTGCAAGTGACAATTCCCCGCTTGTTAACCCAGTAACAAGTGAACTAACGCCACTGACAATCCTTGTAATAGGACTTCTGTGTATACTACCAGTGTTGAGAAAGAAAAAATTCTAA
- a CDS encoding DEAD/DEAH box helicase translates to MKEISELCLPDKVKQLFIAQGIRTLYPPQELAIEPALAGKNVVVAVPTASGKSLIAYLTIAKGFVEGKKSIYIVPLRALANEKYDDLKILEKIGAKVGISTGDYDAADEKLEEMDIVVMTAEKADALLRHHNSLLEDASIVVADEVHLLADCDRGPTMEILLTNFLLRKNVQIVALSATVNNSAELAAWLDAEHISMNWRPVVLKEGVFYRNMLFYKDGTHRELISEGDAIVALTTECIRNGGQMLIFTNTRKSSETTAKQLCKVVRKELDDDTLNELKKIAEEIKDADHETTSTHESLAGCVLNGCAYHNAALTNNIRRIVEQNFRKGLIKCIVATPTLAAGINLPARRVIVKEVWRYSSFGRAALPVMEVKQMCGRAGRPKYDKEGEAILLAKNPEHMEELFNKYINGEIEDVESNLSSTSAMRKHVLALIATGRVRNLQQLEDFISHTFLAHQGNLSGLDAVLQDVINFLSAEEFIRIFGDEFQPTLFGIRTSELYIDPVTAVLFRNSMLKKKPLSNVAVFHTISLSPDMETLIVKRKDSLWLENFFQEWHDLLFLTPDDGIEEIYHYSAVKTAAFLHDWVHEMPEDAIIKKYDIGPGDVHNKIELAEWLLHAYRELSKLFIQAWFRPLDELLVQVKYGIRPELLPLVELPEIGRVRARNLYRAGVKSKEDLRNASVEFLASIDGIGKKLSVRLKEYVKETKVEERKKGQRTLDSF, encoded by the coding sequence ATGAAAGAGATTTCAGAACTATGCCTACCTGATAAGGTAAAGCAGCTATTTATCGCTCAGGGAATCCGTACTCTCTATCCTCCCCAAGAGCTAGCGATAGAACCCGCACTTGCAGGTAAGAATGTAGTCGTAGCAGTGCCTACCGCTTCTGGTAAATCCCTGATTGCTTATTTGACTATCGCAAAGGGATTTGTAGAGGGAAAGAAATCAATATACATTGTGCCCCTTCGCGCCCTTGCCAATGAAAAATACGACGACCTGAAAATTCTTGAAAAGATTGGTGCAAAAGTCGGGATTTCTACAGGTGACTACGATGCTGCAGACGAGAAACTGGAAGAGATGGATATTGTGGTGATGACTGCAGAAAAGGCAGACGCGTTACTGCGACACCATAACTCGTTGTTGGAAGATGCAAGCATTGTAGTAGCTGATGAGGTGCATCTTCTTGCTGACTGTGACAGAGGCCCAACTATGGAAATCCTGCTTACAAACTTTCTTTTAAGAAAAAATGTGCAGATTGTAGCGCTCTCAGCCACTGTAAACAACTCTGCAGAACTTGCAGCATGGCTAGATGCAGAACACATTTCAATGAATTGGAGACCTGTAGTTCTGAAAGAAGGCGTCTTCTACAGAAATATGCTTTTCTACAAGGACGGAACCCATAGGGAATTGATTTCAGAGGGAGATGCAATAGTTGCGCTCACAACTGAATGCATACGCAATGGAGGTCAGATGCTGATATTCACAAATACTCGGAAAAGTAGTGAAACCACTGCAAAGCAGCTCTGCAAAGTTGTTAGAAAAGAATTAGATGACGATACCCTTAACGAGCTTAAAAAAATTGCTGAGGAAATTAAGGATGCGGACCACGAAACCACGAGCACGCATGAAAGTTTAGCAGGGTGTGTATTGAATGGTTGTGCCTATCACAACGCTGCTCTTACGAACAACATTAGAAGAATTGTAGAACAGAACTTCAGAAAGGGACTCATAAAGTGCATTGTAGCCACACCTACACTGGCGGCGGGAATAAACCTACCTGCAAGAAGGGTGATTGTGAAAGAGGTCTGGAGATACTCTTCCTTTGGTAGAGCTGCGCTGCCAGTGATGGAAGTAAAACAGATGTGTGGTAGAGCTGGAAGGCCAAAGTATGACAAAGAGGGTGAGGCAATTTTACTTGCAAAAAACCCAGAGCATATGGAGGAACTTTTCAATAAATACATCAATGGAGAGATTGAAGATGTGGAGTCAAACCTTTCCTCAACTAGTGCAATGCGAAAACATGTTCTGGCTCTAATTGCGACAGGAAGAGTAAGAAACCTTCAACAACTTGAGGATTTCATCAGCCACACATTTCTTGCTCATCAGGGAAATCTCAGTGGACTTGATGCTGTTCTACAGGATGTCATTAATTTCTTATCCGCGGAGGAATTTATTCGTATATTCGGAGATGAGTTCCAGCCAACGCTATTCGGCATTAGAACGAGCGAACTTTACATAGATCCCGTAACTGCTGTGCTCTTTAGAAACTCAATGCTCAAAAAGAAACCACTTTCAAATGTAGCCGTTTTCCATACAATTTCACTTTCGCCAGATATGGAGACGCTCATCGTAAAAAGAAAGGACAGTTTGTGGCTTGAAAATTTTTTCCAGGAATGGCATGACTTGCTCTTCCTAACACCAGATGATGGCATTGAGGAGATTTATCACTACAGTGCAGTGAAGACCGCTGCATTTCTGCATGATTGGGTCCATGAAATGCCTGAAGATGCTATAATTAAAAAGTATGACATTGGACCTGGCGATGTCCACAACAAAATTGAACTTGCAGAATGGCTGCTCCATGCCTACAGAGAACTTTCTAAACTTTTTATTCAGGCATGGTTTAGACCCTTAGATGAGTTGTTAGTGCAAGTTAAATATGGAATAAGGCCAGAACTTCTGCCGCTTGTTGAGTTACCTGAGATTGGTAGAGTGAGAGCGAGAAATCTTTACAGGGCGGGAGTAAAAAGCAAGGAAGATTTGAGAAATGCAAGTGTTGAGTTTTTGGCTAGCATTGATGGGATTGGAAAGAAGTTGTCTGTGCGATTAAAAGAGTATGTAAAAGAGACAAAAGTAGAGGAAAGAAAGAAAGGGCAGAGAACACTGGATTCGTTCTAA
- the gcvPB gene encoding aminomethyl-transferring glycine dehydrogenase subunit GcvPB, whose product MYRQARFDEKLIFEYKDTSERQKSKIDFAFPEELLRAEEPKIPDVTEGEVMRHFVRLSEMNYGVDTGFYPLGSCTMKYNKKICERFAKHEAVTMLHPLQPEDTVQGALQIMYELQEMLCKISDMDAVSLQPVAGAHGEFTGMCIVREYFRDKGEERKNVIVPDTAHGTNPASAAMAGFNVIEIPSKDGCVDIEALKSALNKNTAAFMITNPNTLGIFENNILEIAKCVHDVGALLYYDGANLNAIMGKTSPGKMNFDIVHFNLHKTFGTPHGGGGPGAGGVAVKAFLEPYLPVPRVLKEGNKYRFSYDYPKSIGKVSEFYGNFGVMVKAYVYIKMLGGNGLTKVTERAVLNSNYMAAKLSKLLPMPYAKLRKHEFVLSGAELKKKGLKTTDVAKRLLDYGFHAPTIYFPHLVEEAIMIEPTETESKDEIDRFCDALATILNEPPELVKTAPHNTAVKRVDEVLAAKRAIVSYKMMRE is encoded by the coding sequence ATGTATCGCCAGGCAAGGTTTGATGAAAAGCTAATCTTTGAGTATAAGGACACCTCAGAAAGGCAGAAGTCAAAAATTGATTTTGCATTTCCAGAGGAACTTCTCCGAGCTGAGGAACCAAAAATTCCAGATGTCACAGAGGGCGAGGTAATGCGACACTTTGTGCGGCTTTCAGAGATGAATTATGGTGTTGACACTGGCTTTTATCCACTCGGCTCTTGCACAATGAAATACAACAAAAAAATCTGCGAGAGGTTTGCGAAGCACGAGGCTGTAACAATGCTTCACCCTCTCCAGCCAGAGGATACGGTGCAGGGAGCACTCCAGATTATGTATGAACTCCAGGAAATGCTCTGTAAAATTTCAGATATGGATGCTGTCTCTCTCCAGCCAGTTGCAGGAGCCCATGGTGAATTTACAGGCATGTGCATTGTGCGTGAATACTTCAGAGATAAGGGTGAGGAAAGGAAGAATGTGATTGTGCCAGATACGGCTCATGGCACAAATCCAGCTAGTGCTGCGATGGCTGGTTTCAATGTAATTGAAATTCCCTCGAAGGATGGCTGTGTGGACATTGAGGCGCTCAAAAGTGCTCTCAACAAAAATACAGCCGCCTTCATGATAACAAATCCCAACACACTCGGCATCTTTGAAAACAACATCTTAGAGATTGCAAAATGTGTGCATGATGTGGGGGCTTTGCTATACTACGATGGTGCAAATCTGAATGCAATCATGGGCAAAACCTCGCCAGGCAAAATGAATTTTGACATTGTGCATTTCAATTTGCACAAAACATTTGGCACACCACACGGTGGTGGAGGTCCCGGTGCTGGTGGCGTAGCTGTAAAGGCATTTTTGGAGCCGTATCTTCCGGTGCCGAGGGTGTTGAAAGAGGGCAACAAATACAGGTTTTCCTATGATTATCCAAAGAGCATCGGAAAAGTGAGTGAGTTCTATGGAAATTTTGGAGTGATGGTGAAAGCATATGTTTACATTAAGATGCTGGGAGGCAACGGGCTTACAAAAGTAACTGAAAGAGCTGTACTTAATTCCAATTACATGGCTGCAAAACTCTCAAAGCTCTTGCCCATGCCCTATGCAAAACTCAGAAAGCATGAATTTGTGCTAAGCGGTGCAGAGCTGAAGAAAAAAGGGCTTAAAACCACAGATGTGGCAAAACGGCTTCTGGACTATGGGTTCCATGCTCCAACTATTTACTTTCCGCATTTAGTAGAGGAAGCAATTATGATTGAGCCAACTGAAACAGAGAGCAAGGACGAAATTGACCGCTTCTGCGACGCACTTGCTACGATTCTGAATGAACCACCGGAGCTTGTGAAGACCGCACCGCACAACACTGCAGTGAAACGGGTTGATGAGGTTCTTGCAGCAAAGAGAGCGATTGTGTCTTACAAAATGATGAGAGAGTAA
- a CDS encoding fumarate hydratase codes for MITEEKIKEAVVGLLQRASTTLPSDVLAALRDAYEKEESPPAKMQLKAILDNVDIAGKMTKPICQDTGVPLFYVKIGKVEHGDIGKAINEGVSDATKIVPLRPNAVHPLSRKNPGNNVGRNMPYVNYKVISEPYMEIIAFPKGAGSENMSALGMLVPSQGVKGVKEFVLNTVVKAGSNPCPPTVIGVGIGGSADISMKLAKEALLRPITQRHEEPEIAKLEEDLKEALNMLGIGPMGLGGKATVLGVNVEYAYCHTASLPVAVNVQCWAARRAGCRIYSDGKIEYL; via the coding sequence ATGATAACCGAGGAAAAAATAAAGGAAGCGGTTGTTGGGTTGTTGCAGAGGGCTTCGACTACACTGCCATCCGATGTTCTTGCTGCGCTGAGGGATGCTTATGAGAAAGAAGAGTCCCCGCCTGCAAAAATGCAGCTCAAGGCAATTTTGGACAATGTAGACATTGCTGGTAAGATGACGAAACCCATATGTCAGGACACAGGAGTACCCCTGTTCTATGTGAAGATTGGGAAGGTAGAACACGGAGACATTGGGAAGGCAATAAATGAGGGTGTGTCGGATGCTACAAAGATTGTGCCACTTAGACCCAATGCAGTACATCCATTGAGTAGAAAAAATCCTGGCAACAATGTGGGCAGAAATATGCCCTATGTAAATTACAAAGTTATATCTGAGCCATACATGGAAATAATTGCGTTTCCGAAAGGGGCTGGCTCTGAAAACATGAGTGCTTTGGGCATGCTTGTACCTTCACAGGGTGTTAAGGGAGTTAAAGAATTCGTGCTGAACACTGTAGTAAAGGCGGGAAGCAATCCTTGTCCTCCAACAGTAATTGGTGTGGGTATTGGCGGTTCTGCGGACATCTCAATGAAGCTTGCAAAGGAAGCTCTGCTGAGACCCATCACGCAGAGACATGAAGAACCAGAGATTGCAAAACTTGAGGAGGATTTGAAGGAGGCTTTGAACATGCTGGGCATAGGACCAATGGGACTAGGAGGCAAGGCCACAGTGTTAGGTGTGAATGTAGAGTATGCCTACTGCCATACTGCTAGCTTACCTGTTGCAGTCAATGTTCAGTGCTGGGCTGCAAGAAGGGCAGGATGCAGAATATATTCTGATGGAAAGATTGAGTATTTGTGA
- a CDS encoding FumA C-terminus/TtdB family hydratase beta subunit → MEYHLKTPLSMEDVKKLKLGDIVYLSGRIYTARDEAHMHILSDINKGKQIPIELKGMAIYHCGPIVKKISEGKWELVAAGPTTSSRMNSLEPEFIEKTGVRAIIGKGGMNKGVSDAMAKHGCVYLAFTGGAAILAAKGLNKVEGVYLEELGMPEAVWIMNADDFGPLVVGITANGENMFLKLADEVKKNEEMARKKLGL, encoded by the coding sequence ATGGAATATCATCTTAAAACACCATTGAGCATGGAAGATGTAAAAAAGCTGAAGCTTGGAGACATTGTCTATCTATCTGGCAGAATTTATACTGCAAGAGATGAAGCGCACATGCACATTCTCTCTGACATTAATAAAGGAAAGCAGATTCCCATAGAGTTGAAGGGAATGGCGATTTACCACTGCGGGCCAATTGTGAAGAAAATAAGTGAGGGCAAATGGGAACTGGTAGCTGCTGGCCCAACAACAAGTTCAAGAATGAATTCTCTTGAACCAGAGTTCATTGAGAAAACAGGTGTGAGAGCCATCATAGGTAAAGGTGGAATGAACAAAGGAGTAAGCGACGCAATGGCAAAGCATGGTTGCGTTTACCTTGCATTCACTGGTGGAGCAGCAATCTTAGCTGCAAAAGGATTGAACAAAGTTGAAGGTGTCTACCTAGAAGAACTCGGAATGCCTGAGGCTGTCTGGATTATGAATGCAGATGACTTTGGTCCGCTTGTGGTCGGAATTACCGCGAATGGAGAGAATATGTTTCTGAAACTTGCTGATGAAGTAAAGAAAAATGAGGAAATGGCAAGAAAGAAACTTGGATTATAG